A portion of the Ailuropoda melanoleuca isolate Jingjing chromosome 18, ASM200744v2, whole genome shotgun sequence genome contains these proteins:
- the LONRF1 gene encoding LON peptidase N-terminal domain and RING finger protein 1 produces the protein MSICNLGVKNGRGAPDIYTGKLPLARRRGRVPTQDAGPRPRGFPGARRPAXRAAAESERWELLLRRGELLALGGHLKGALEAYAAALRRGAPVRPECLGTLVDCLVLNYRLRHGLGWSATLAAGTDPGAGGLLSCLGCRGFLSEPVTLPCGHSYCRRCLRRELRARCRLCRDRLPPAAATDAEGTTPRPPPLAAAIAASGFRTSVVLNHLAEKWFPGQRERARAAGRLGELLHQGRYREALAAACEALRAEPSDVTLKIYRAESYAGLQEFKAAIEDLNAVLFQLPNWPEVYFRKGKVLQDAGFLSDALQLFLQCLALDEDFAPAKLEVEKILCDLLSPENLKEGLKDSSWSSLSCSKNKPFGFPSVMEESHSASEFSPEQNEEVPEGTSELIRANLNRAWSAQAINSTEMPAREDCLKRVSSEPLLSVQEKGALLKRKLSLLDQDVIVDEDGRNKLKKQGETHNEVCAFSLTSGDIPEELIDVSDFECSLCMRLFFEPVTTPCGHSFCKNCLERCLDHTPYCPLCKESLKEYLADRRYCVTQLLEELIVKYLPDELSERKKIYDEETAELSHLTKNVPIFVCTMAYPTVPCPLHVFEPRYRLMIRRSIQTGTKQFGMCVSDTQNSFADYGCMLQIRNVHFLPDGRSVVDTVGGKRFRVLKRGMKDGYCTADIEYLEDVKVENEEEIKNLRQLHDLVYSQACSWFQNLRDRFRSQILQHFGSMPGREENLQATPNGPAWCWWLLAVLPVDPRYQLSVLSMKSLKERLTKIQHILTYFSRDQSK, from the exons ATGTCCATCTGTAACTTGGGTGTAAAAAATGGCAGAGGTGCACCTGACATCTACACGGGGAAGCTCCCACTGGCCCGGAGGAGAGGGCGGGTCCCCACTCAGGACGCCGG gccccgcccccggggcTTCCCGGGCGCGCGCCGCCCCGCTNAGCGCGCGGCGGCGGAGTCGGAGCGCTGGGAGCTGCTGCTCCGCCGCGGCGAGCTGCTGGCGCTGGGCGGCCACCTGAAGGGAGCGCTGGAGGCGTACGCGGCGGCGCTGCGCCGCGGGGCCCCGGTCAGGCCCGAGTGTCTCGGCACCCTGGTGGACTGCCTGGTGCTCAACTACCGGCTCCGCCACGGGCTGGGCTGGAGCGCGACCCTGGCAGCGGGCACGGACCCCGGTGCCGGCGGGCTGCTCAGCTGCCTGGGCTGCCGGGGCTTCCTGAGCGAGCCGGTGACCCTGCCCTGTGGCCACAGCTACTGCCGTCGCTGCCTGCGGAGAGAGCTCCGTGCCCGCTGCCGCCTCTGCCGGGACCGGCTGCCGCCCGCCGCCGCCACTGATGCTGAGGGCACCACCCCGCGGCCGCCGCCTCTGGCCGCCGCCATCGCCGCCTCGGGCTTCAGAACCAGCGTCGTCCTCAACCACCTGGCCGAGAAGTGGTTCCCGGGCCAGCGGGAGCGAGCCCGCGCGGCCGGCCGGCTCGGGGAGCTGCTGCACCAGGGGCGCTACCGGGAGGCCCTGGCCGCCGCCTGCGAGGCGCTGCGAGCAG aGCCCAGTGATGTGACTCTAAAAATTTACCGAGCGGAATCATACGCTGGTCTCCAAGAGTTTAAAGCAGCCATAGAAGACTTAAATGCAGTTCTCTTTCAACTGCCAAATTGGCCTGAG GTCTActtcaggaaaggaaaagtacTCCAGGATGCTGGTTTTTTAAGTGATGCCTTACAGCTATTTCTTCAGTGCTTAGCACTTGATGAGGATTTTGCGCCTGCAAAGCTAGAAGTAGAAAAG ATTTTATGTGATTTACTATCACCTGAGAACTTAAAAGAAGGCCTGAAGGACTCTTCCTGGAGCTCACTGTCATGTAGTAAAAACAAACCCTTTGGTTTTCCTTCAGTAATGGAAGAGTCTCACTCTGCCAGTGAGTTTAGTCCAGAGCAG AACGAAGAAGTACCAGAGGGCACGTCAGAGCTTATCAGAGCAAACTTAAACCGTGCTTGGTCAGCACAGGCTATAAATTCAACAGAAATGCCTGCCAGAGAGGACTGCTTAAAAAGAGTGTCCTCAGAACCTTTACTCTCTGTTCAAGAAAAAGGTGCTCTGCTGAAAAGAAAGTTGTCTCTTTTAGACCAGGATGTGATTGTAGATGAAGACGGAAGaaataagcttaaaaaacaaGGAG AAACTCATAATGAAGTCTGTGCATTTTCATTAACTTCTGGTGACATCCCAGAAGAATTAATTGATGTCTCAGATTTTGAGTGTTCTCTCTGCATGAG GTTGTTTTTTGAGCCAGTAACAACCCCTTGCGGACACTCATTCTGTAAGAATTGCCTTGAGCGTTGTTTAGATCATACACCATATTGTCCTCTTTGCAAAGAAAGCTTAAAAGAG TATCTAGCAGATAGGAGGTACTGTGTCACACAGCTGTTGGAAGAATTGATAGTGAAGTATCTGCCTGATGAGCtgtctgagagaaaaaaaatatatgatgaagAAACTGCTGAGCTCTCACA CTTGACCAAGAATGTTCCAATATTTGTTTGCACTATGGCCTACCCCACTGTGCCTTGCCCTCTTCATGTATTTGAGCCAAGATACAGATTGATGATTCGAAGAAGTATACAAACTGGAACTAAACAGTTTGGGATGTGTGTCAGTGATACACAAAATAG ttttgCAGACTATGGTTGTATGTTACAGATTAGGAATGTCCATTTCTTACCCGATGGAAGGTCTGTGGTTGATACTGTTGGAGGAAAGCGGTTTAGggttttaaaaagaggaatgaaagatGGATATTGCACTGCAGACATTGAATATCTGGAAGATGTTAAG GTTGAGAATGAAGAGGAGATCAAGAATCTCAGACAGCTTCATGACTTGGTCTACTCACAAGCCTGCAGCTGGTTTCAGAATTTAAGAGACAGATTTCGAAGCCAAATTCTTCAGCACTTTGGCTCAATGCCCGGGAGGGAGGAAAACCTTCAG GCAACCCCTAATGGACCTGCATGGTGTTGGTGGCTTCTTGCCGTTCTTCCTGTAGATCCCCGATACCAGCTGTCCGTTTTGTCAATGAAGTCTTTGAAAGAACGGTTGACAAAGATACAGCACATACTGACCTATTTTTCTAGAGACCAATCTAAGTAA